A genomic segment from Panulirus ornatus isolate Po-2019 chromosome 7, ASM3632096v1, whole genome shotgun sequence encodes:
- the LOC139749369 gene encoding uncharacterized protein isoform X10 yields the protein MSLVERLPTYGIHYYEVRDRSNLPWYLGLSYRGIAQYDFLDKRKPRRVFLWKQLENLYFRERKFSIEVHDPKRVVHTLSSFNLYEDAIEDSRDHHHDDLLAAITEATTQVSVSRRTFGPGNVSVYVWFAETQALCKAIWSMAIAQHQFYLDRKTSRSEASGVRELPELAVELSRSCVSLSTHSSSSNLSRSGSHSSLVNNSLAEDSASTESLHQARMEMLSALKERRDALQEKIKEKEEELRLLCLREGELTGELPPEYPTMPGQPPPTVRKRVGTSFALNENLINKIINKQEETVAALELEYEIQGKITSAALKLANETSARKGVRKQRKMSYQQSAQRLKDLEQKLKAAKSKQATTASNMPKQKKKPRPVSDAEGVGSYDENTNPNNTVVSSNQDTSQDSLRDSHRDALCMEGVNLSPAMSPHPPVSPRSPMLPSTPVRARARRDLSPGGHSIASGGVHSAPTSPHKQANGSVCSRSASPNRPHSGYIPSSVYTRSQYRSQQYPTLSTRSQSVPADEGRVPHPRTTNGTYPVPDPGIIETPGGLYNIPQQRTSLACHSVDDLDTSTLITNTSQHHNHHQPYRQRNDSQDRYGSLDRRRTNSGRLESRSMEHLDSLPSPSIAQQSPQLNIHHSHQQSLSPHHLHPNHAASYPHHPHYHNHHFHTPEHHLEAMDTNSDSHPTTANCSFDTVSSERSGGGDTVDGPAQYRHQGGSHANSQNYRHRSKSGPGLPAPPSQHHRGSSHGAVQRSQSSTVHRLVRTSSGRSYMETTFISEPDYNQENIPPLRPSTELQPLRPNGMHHESHPSLRSTITTNTGDVLPIRPATSDLQPLRATKSSSEVPPLKVTSTKTEMPNSHNTSLNNSVSSVAEEPLISLAEAARMKKERGKEWYETSLDSPTSGRRTKKSASMMEMNESCQSNGNVSSSQSNLNLSGSSVGSTNSSTGSVFQSRSESADTSQASIPYESPRNHMIISAGTYQPSREVTKPFEMSDFYKYSTKYRRQSSSNLVGMNSSSTGTTSGSVSSVSSGGDTPLSPVLPPRAQVLVSNSKLLPPSPNLVAHHSAPAPQQKGVYQPLTPLTCQPLEVMKGSTAPGDPEDPVGGSWDAAPLHQAVPATVTHKRSATLV from the exons AGTGTCAGTGTCAAGAAGAACATTTGGCCCTGGCAACGTTAGTGTTTACGTTTGGTTTGCAGAGACCCAAGCGCTCTGCAAGGCAATCTGGTCCATGGCGATCGCACAGCATCAGTTCTACCTCGACCGTAAAACCTCCAGG AGTGAGGCAAGTGGGGTTAGGGAACTACCCGAGTTGGCTGTAGAGCTGTCTCGTAGCTGTGTATCTCTCTCCACTCATTCCTCCTCATCAAATCTCTCTAGATCAGGATCACATTCATCGTTAGTCAACAATTCCCTTGCAG AAGATAGTGCAAGCACAGAGAGTCTGCACCAAGCTAGGATGGAGATGCTTAGTGCCCTTAAGGAGCGCAGAGATGCACTTcaggagaaaataaaagaaaaggaggaggagcttAGGTTACTGTGTTTACGTGAAGGTGAACTGACTGGAGAATTGCCTCCAGAATACCCAACAAtgcctggccaaccaccacccactgtaCGCAAGAGAGTTGGAACATCATTTGCCCTGAATGAAAATCTTATAAACAAAATAATCAATAAACAG GAGGAAACTGTAGCAGCATTAGAACTGGAGTATGAAATTCAGGGAAAAATCACTAGTGCTGCTCTTAAATTAGCCAATGAGACATCTGCAAGGAAAGGAGTTAGGAAGCAGCGCAAGATGTCATATCAGCAATCTGCACAACGATTAAAAGACCTGGAGCAGAAACTCAAAGCTGCTAAATCTAAGCAAGCCACAACAGCCAGCAACATgccaaaacagaagaaaaaacctCGTCCTGTATCTGATGCTGAAG GTGTGGGCAGTTATGATGAAAACACGAATCCAAACAATACAGTAGTTAGCAGTAACCAAGACACTTCACAAGACAGCTTAAGAGATTCTCATCGTGATGCTCTCTGTATGGAGGGTGTAAACCTCTCTCCAGCCATGTCTCCTCATCCCCCTGTGTCACCACGTTCTCCCATGCTCCCATCCACTCCAGTAAGAGCAAGAGCAAGACGGGACTTATCACCAGGAGGGCACAGCATAGCCTCTGGAGGTGTGCATTCAGCACCAACAAGTCCTCATAAacaagcaaatggatctgtatgctCAAGATCAGCCAGTCCTAACAGACCACACAG TGGTTACATCCCCAGCTCTGTGTACACAAGGAGTCAGTACCGCAGCCAGCAATACCCAACCCTCTCCACGCGATCGCAGTCAGTCCCAGCAGATGAGGGTCGGGTTCCACACCCACGTACCACCAATGGGACATATCCAGTGCCAGATCCTGGCATAATTGAGACTCCTGGAGGTCTCTACAACATCCCACAACAACGCACTTCCCTAGCTTGTCACAGTGTGGATGATCTGGACACCTctaccctcatcaccaacacatcccaacaccataaccatcaccaacctTACAGACAAAGAAATGATTCTCAGGATAG GTACGGCAGTTTGGACCGTCGACGAACCAACAGCGGGCGGCTGGAGTCACGCAGCATGGAACACCTCGATTCTTTACCTTCCCCAAGCATTGCCCAACAGTCTCCACAACTTAacatacaccacagtcatcagCAATCACTCTCACCTCACCATTTACATCCAAACCATGCAGCATCCtatccccatcacccacactaccacaatcaccacttccACACACCAGAACATCACCTGGAAGCCATGGATACCAATagtgactctcatcccaccacAGCCAACTGCAGTTTTGACACAGTATCCAGTGAACGTTCAGGGGGAGGAGATACAGTGGATGGACCAGCACAATATAGACATCAAGGAGGGTCCCATGCCAACTCCCAAAACTACCGACATCGTAGTAAAAGTGGTCCTGGACTGCCTGCACCACCTTCTCAGCACCATCGTGGGTCAAGTCATGGTGCTGTTCAGAGATCTCAAAGTAGCACAGTCCATAGACTGGTAAGAACATCAAGTGGAAGGAGCTATATGGAAACTACATTTATCTCAGAACCAGATTACAACCAAGAAAATATACCTCCTCTTCGTCCTTCTACAGAGCTACAACCTCTACGTCCCAATGGCATGCACCATGAAAGCCATCCATCACTTCGTTCTACAATAACTACCAACACAGGAGATGTTCTTCCTATTCGACCAGCTACTTCTGACTTGCAACCACTTAGAGCTACTAAATCAAGTAGTGAAGTACCTCCACTGAAAGTCACAAGCACAAAGACAGAGATGCCAAACAGCCACAACACTTCACTTAATAACTCTGTAAGCTCAGTGGCTGAAGAACCATTAATATCCTTAGCGGAAGCAGCGAGAATGAAAAAGGAACGGGGAAAAGAGTGGTATGAAACTTCTCTAGACTCTCCAACATCTGGGAGGAGAACAAAAAAGAGTGCAAgtatgatggaaatgaatgaatccTGCCAGAGTAATGGTAATGTGTCTTCTAGCCAGTCAAACCTAAATCTAAGTGGTAGTAGTGTAGGTAGTACAAACAGCAGTACAGGCAGTGTCTTCCAGTCTCGTTCAGAGTCTGCAGATACCTCTCAAGCATCTATTCCTTATGAATCTCCTCGAAATCATATGATTATCTCAGCAGGAACCTATCAACCCTCTAGAGAAGTTACAAAGCCTTTTGAAATGTCAGACTTCTATAAGTATAGTACAAAATACAGACGTCAAAGCTCTAGTAACTTGGTTGGTATGAATAGCAGTAGCACAGGCACAACAAGTGGATCAGTGAGcagtgttagtagtggtggtgatacgcCTCTCTCCCCAGTGCTGCCTCCCAGAGCACAGGTTTTGGTTAGCAACAGCAAGCTGCTTCCACCATCACCTAATCTGGTAGCTCATCATTCAGCCCCTGCACCTCAACAGAAGGGGGTGTACCAGCCACTCACACCTCTCACTTGTCAACCTTTAGAAGTCATGAAGGGATCAACTGCACCAGGAGACCCTGAGGACCCAGTTGGAGGATCTTGGGATGCAGCTCCCCTGCACCAGGCAGTTCCTGCCACTGTCACTCACAAGCGGTCTGCCACTTTAGTTTAA